A window of Verrucomicrobiia bacterium genomic DNA:
CGCCTCCCAGCACAAGTCCGTACGTTGATTCCTCCTTCGACATCTGCCTCATCATCCAGTTCGAGGACAAAGCGGCCATGGACCGCTACGCCAGGCATCCGGTCCACGAGAAGGCCGCGCAGGAGACCTTCCTTCCGCTTTCTCAACGACTGCTGTTTTACGACTTCATCGCGGAATGACCCGGGAACCTGAATACAAACGCCATGAGTGCAGACCGAACCATTTGCGACCCGAAGGAGTTCGCCGGCAAACGTGCCCTGGTTACCGGGGGAACCCAGGGGATTGGGGAAGCAACCGTGAAACAGGAGAGCCAGCGCAATGAACGAGCCTGGCTACCCTCAACACAGGATCCAGATCATGGGATGCCGGCGGTCGCCGGATGGGTGGCACCGGGGGTAGGGGTCGGCGATGCCGGCGTCTGCCGCAGTCGGGCGACCTGGGCGCGGCTCAGGGCCACGTCGTGTCGCTTCGGCGGATGGGCGGGATCGAGCTGGCTCAGGCGCTGGCGAATGGCCAAGGCCTCTTCAGCGCATGCCAGCGCCTTTTCCGTCATTCCATCACCGGCAAACAGTTCGGCCAACTGGTACAATTCGTAGGTTGGACCTCGCGCCAATGCCGCGTTGGTTGGATCCGCTTGAACCAGGGGCCGGAAGAGGTCCAGCGCACGGGTGTACGCCAGGATCGATTCGGCACGGTCGCCACGCAGTTGCGCCAGGTCTCCAAGGCGTTCGCACGAAATGGCCACGTCCCTCTTCCAGACCGCATTGTCAGGGTCTTCGGCCATGAGCCGCTGCCTCACGGCAAGGGCCTCCCGATAGGCCGCTTCCGCTCCGATCAGGTCTCCCCGGGCACGCAGCACGTCGCCCACCTTGTTCAGGCCGACACTTCCATCCCGCTGCCAGACCGGGTTGCCCGGGTCGCCCTCTGCCAGTTTCTGACTGATCGCCAGCGCCTCCCGATAGGCTGCCATCGCCCCGTCGAAATCACCTTGCGCGTGCAGCACATCGCCCAACTTGTCCAGGCTGACACTCAGGTCCCGCTGCCAGACCGGGTTCCCTGGATTCTCCGCCGCCAGTTGCCGACTCAGTTCCAGCGCGTTCTGACATGCGGCCATGGCGCCGGCCAAGTCCCCCTGATCGAACATCAGCCCACCAATTCGTTCCTGACTGACGCTCACGTCTCGTCGCCAGAGTGCATTGGCAGGGTCCGCCGCCGCCAGCCGCTGAAAGACTTCAAATCCCTTCCGATACGCGGCCAGCGCCCCATCTGAATCCCCCTGGGCTTGGAGCACGTCACCGATCTTCATCTGCCCGACGCTCACGTTCCGCTGCCAGACCATGCTGTCCGGGTCCGCGGCCGCCTGCCGTTGACTCACCTCCAGGGACTCCCGATAGGCGCTGTGTGCCCCTGCCAGGTCGCCTGTCTGGGCCAGGGCATTGCCCCACTCGGCGCTGAGCCGGGCCAGGGGGGCGTCCAGGCCCGCCTGACGGCATTGTCGGGTGACCTCGGCAATACGGGCCCTGGCGGAATCCCGGCGGCCCAGGAAGATTTCGTGCCCGGCCGCCTCACCCTGCCATTCGACATGCCGGAGGACCTGCCCGGCCGACGGCGCTCCGGCGGGGAGGCGAAGTCTGGATTCCAGCTCCTGGAGGCGACGCAACCTGAAGTCAGCCGGAGGCAGAGAACTGTCCGTCCCGCGAATCTCCTCTGGAATCACGCCGTGTCGGTCCATCGCATGATCGGGAAACCGGATCGTCTCCCGCCGCCAATCGAAGAAGTCCGGGGCTTCCCGCGTGCAAAGAGCGGCGAGGTATTCTGGCACCCAGAACACCACCGGACACCTGATCCTGTCGCGCCATTCGGACCGGCGCAGATTCAAGTTGTGGATCGCCTGGAGCCGGCTGCCGTTGGAAGGCACCGCCAGTTCCAGGTCCACCACCATGAGCACAGTGGCATCGAGGGTGACGGATGGGTTGCCAGGGTCGGTATCGCGGCTCCGTGCCAGCACGACTTCCAAGGCATCCTCGGTTTGGGCGTCCAGGGGAATGACACGGGCGAGATGGCCGGGCAGGGACTCGGCCAACGCGGCGATCCAGTCGGCCCGCGCCGCCGGGTGATTGCAGATCGCCAGATGCAACGCGAAGCCCTCGGCCCGGGTGACCGCGCGACGAAGGACCCGCATGGCATCCGCGCCGGTCTTCGTGCCCGTAGTGCTCACGATGGCGTGAAGTTGGAAAGATTCCGGATCACCGGGTTCACGTTGTAGTACGGCTCGCCATTGCGATACTCGAAGATATACAGCCAGTGCAGCATGCTGCGGCGAAGGGGATCGGGCAGTTCCGCCGGCAGGCGGTCGAGTCGGCCGCTACGGAACATGCGCAGCCACTTCCAACACTCGGCGGGAATCTCACGCGCCAGGCTATCCGAATAGTCGCGGATGGCCGCCTCGACGTCGGTTTGTCGCACCGGGAAGGCATCGACACGGTTCAGGGTCGCCTGCAGAAAGGCGAAGAGATGGCGTGTGTGTCCACCGGTCTGTCTGCACAGGTACTGCCGGGTCTGCGGACTGTCGAAGACGTGCTCCGGATCAACACCCGCGGCTTGGCAGCGCTTGCGAATCATCTCCTCCATCGTGGTCAGGCCGGTGGCTGGTTCCTCCATGCGCAACATGGGTACGGGAACGCAGTCCTCGCCAAACGTCTGACGCGTTTCGGCGAAGCGAGGCCCGTAGGCGAGGGAGATGGGCACGGCGTACACGATGCTCGCCTGGTAGTTCACCAACTGATCGCATCGATCGCAGAAGATCCGCTCGTGCCGGTCGGTCGGCAGCTTGTCGAGGCCATCGACAATCAGCACCAGTCCTCCCAGATTGGCAGCCTGCAAGGCCTGTGCGGCGGTCCTGAGAAGGTCGTTGGTGGCCTGGCGAAGGGTCGTGGTCTGAAGTTCGATGGCCTGACGGAGTTTTTGTCGGGCGGTGGGGGAGCCCTTGATCTCGGTTGTGAGTTTCAGTAATCCAGCACTGACATCCAACTTCTGGACGTTCGGTTCCGATTTCAACGTTGCACGGAAGGCATCCCAGACCTGTTCGAAGAGTACAGTGACCGGCGAAAATCCCGGGATCTTCTGCTGCTGCAACTGGTCCTGGACCTGTGAAGCCATCATCACCGCCAGATCGGGGGAGTCCAGGTCGGCGATGTCGAGGTGCTGCGTGGCGTCCATGTAGATCACACAATACCGGGACTCGTTCCGGTGCGGGTTCTCCAGCAGATGCTTGAGGCGAAAGAGTTCGGTGCTCTTTCCAATCCCTCGGTGCCCGGTGAAGAGTTTGAATTCGGGCCTTGCCGGATCTGCGCGCCGGAGGGCCCGTGCAAGAAGTGTGACCACATGACTGCCCCTGGCCTCATCGCAGTCCACCCATCGCTCATCGCCGCCCTTGAGCGCCTCATCCGGAGCACACGCCCGGTACAGTGCGGTGATCGAATCCATTTAGGGCATGTCTAAGCCGTCGGACAGACCCTGACCAACAGATTCCGGACCCCAGGGTCACATCTCTGATTTTGACAATTGCCTGCGCACTGCGGTTGGACAGTTTCCAATTGTCAAAATCAGAGATGTGACCCTGGCGGCCCCCATTCCGATCTTCAACCGCCGCCCGAGGAGGGTTCCGGGATGAGGCGGCCGAAGCCGCCGGAGGCGGAGCGCTGGTACTCGGCATCCTTGAAGGTTTCGTCCTCGGGGGCGGCGCGGAGATCGAACGGGGTCAGGTCGGGGTCGCTCAGGGCGGCGCCGTGGATTTCGGTGAAGCCTTCCTTCCGCAGTCCCGCGAAGTAGGCGCGGAGATCGGCCATCGGGGTGGAGGACCGTTCGGGCACGATGCAGACGAGGTGCCGGATGCCGGCGCGGCGCAGCGTCTCCGGGCCGGGAAGGGAGGCGTCGTCGAGGTAGTACCGGTTGTCGAATTCGCGGGGCCGGGCGGGCCGCTGACCCAGGCGATCCCGGTCGCAAATCCAGACCGGTGGACTGGCGGGGCTCAGGCGATGGCGCACGGCGGAGATCACGGGCGCGAAGCGGAGCAGGCCGGCGAGAAGGTTTTCCGCCCGGATCAGGCCCTGCGGATGCGGCCAGTGGTTGAAGGTGCAGACCGGCTGATACCCGGCGGCGACCAGACGCGCGGCGAGGGCAATGGATGGATACCCGGCGAGGTCGAGGATCACCCAGACGCCGGACCGGACCCAGTCGTCCCCCAAGGGTTCACCCTGGCACGCGGTGTCGAGGTGGGGCGGCAATTCGAGATGGGCCGCCTGCTCGGGGGCGGTGGGCCAGGGTTCGTTGCGGGCGCCCTTGTCGGTGCCGACCCGGTCGAGGGCATCGAGCGATGCGAAGAGGGGGACGCAGTGAAAGCATTCCCAGGGGGTTTCGGGCAGCGGCCCCCAGACATCGCAGAGCGCCTCGCCGGAGCGATACCGCATCCATTCGGAACCGCCCTGGGCGTCCGTGGCGCCGGGTTGTCCGACCGTCACCGCCGCGCGGGACGGTCCGAAGGGGATCCGGAACCGCCCGAGGGCCTCAAGTATCTTCGACCAGGGTTGCCACATGATAGGCTTCGTGAGTGGTGATGGGTTGGGCGGCGACGCGGCTGTAGTAACCGGCGAAGCGGCCGTTGACGACATAGGCGCCGAGGGCGGGGTACATCGGTCCCTCCTCGAACCCGATTGGCGCCACCTCGAACCGTTCCTGCATCAGGAAATCCCCGGGCCGTTTGGCCGCCTCGGTGAGGGCTCGGGTCCATTCGGCCTCCCCGACCATGGCGCCGAGAACGACGGAATCGCCCATGCGCCCGAAGGCCTCCTTGAGCACCCAGCGCGGACGTTCGGCCACCCAGCGGTCGAGTTGATCGGGGCGATAGGGTTCGCTGAGCGGGGCATGGTCCCGGACCCAGCGGCGGTCGTCGTCGGTCCAGCCATCGCCGCCACCCCAGTCGATGAAGAGGCGCTTGCTCTGGCGGATGAGGCGCCGGAGGGGATTCATCATGGGCAGGTGGGGCAGGGCACGGGCCCAGGTGTCGCGGTTAGGCAGCCAGCGGAACCATTCCCCGGGATAGAATCGCAGCGCATGATCCACGGACTTGCCGAGGAACGAAGGGCGTCCCCACCGCCATTCGAGATGGGCGGGGGAACAGAGCACGCCGTCGATGCCCGCCTGGGCCAGCCAGTCCTGGACGACGAGCATGTGTTGAAGATCCTCGGCGTAGCCCGTGGCATGGATGAAGGCGACCCGTCGCGATGCGCGAAACGCCTCCTGTAACGCGCCGCGCAAGTCGCCCAGGAAGCGTCCGCCCGGCGCCCGGCCGCCGAGGAGTTCCGGCACGCCGACCGCCTCATTGAACCCGCCCGGCGCGTCCTCGTTGAATTCGGAGACCCACCAGCGTCCGTCGGTGGAGGGGAAGAGGTCGTAGCGGGCGAGCTGGAGGGGACCGTCCGCCGGTTCGCGGAGCAGCAGTTCGATGGATTCACGGGGAATGCCCAGCCCTTCGAGCGCCTCGCGGGAGTTCGCGAGGCGCCGTTCCACGCGGGCCAGCAGCCCCGAGAACCGTTCGACCGTTGCCACCACCCGACGGTGTTCCTCGACGGTCAGGACCAGCGACTCGGGCAGCACGAGGCAACGTCCGCCCGCCCGCACATCCCATTTCCGATACCGGAAACGCAGCCGCCGGATGACCTCCCGGAAATCGTCCTTCGAGAGTCCCCACGGCTGCGTCCTCATGCCAGCTCCGCCAGGCGCCCTTCGAGCATCCGGTTGAGGAAATAGAACGCCACCCCGGACCCGATGTAGGCGATGCCCTCCCATCCCCGCCCGCCGTCGGCGCCCGAGGTCAGCAGGCGATTCTGTCCGAGGGTGAACAACTCGCGCACCCCCAGCAGGACGGCCACGCCACCCACCGCCACCAGCCCGTGCCGCCATCCGTAGAAATCGCCCGCCACCGCCTCGGTCAGGACCCAGGCTGCCACCAGGGCGTAGATGGCTGCCGCCCGCGCCTCTGGGAGGCGCCGGTCGCGGCGAATCCGCAACCGGGTGGGGCCGGGTTCCCGCCAGAAGAACAACGCCATCGCCCCGAGCCAGGCCAGCCAGCCGGCGAAGAAGAAGCCGACCGGGATCCACCAGCCGCCTTCGTCGTCGCCGGTGGGGTCCGCTTCGCCCCAGAGGCAGCCTCCGAAGATCATGCCGGTTCCCAGCACCATGGCCGCAGCGAGCCGTGCGGCGGCGGGATTGGCCCGCTCGACGACGTCCACGCGGAGGCGCACGCCAAAGAAGCGGGCGGCGAGGACGCCGAAGCCGCGCACGGCGGCGAAGCCCATCAGGAGATAGAACGCCACGTAGATCCCCTGCACGCTGGGATCGGCGTAACGCATGAGCACCAGGAGCAGCCAGGCCATGGCGAGGATCATGGCCAGCCGGACCAGTCCGAGGCCTGCCGTACGCCGGAGGGCGAGGGGCGGCATCCAGGCGGTGCTGGTCAACCCGGTGCTCGCCGCCACCACCACGGCGCACGCCCCGGCCACAAAGACTTCGTCACCTGACATGGCTTGTTGGTTTCCGTTCCCCTGCGTTGCCGGCTCCCGGCTGGGCGGCCATGCGTTGGTCACGTTCGTCACGTTCGTCGCGGTGGCCGGTTCGGGACGCGCCGAGTATCTCGATTCGCGTCACGCTGACAAGGGGCGGGTCTGGGGATCGGGTGCTGCACGGTGCATCCCGGAGGTGTGGGTAGAGGCGCGAACTTCGCGAAGCATCGCCTCGGAGGGCCGAGTTCCACGAGGCCGCAGGGGTGGGGTGCTTTGGGTTGTGGACTCGCGGAGCTCGTCCCTCCGATTCACTGCCTCCTCACCGACAACTTGGGGATGCACCGGGTGCCGCATCCTCCATCCGGGCGAGGATGCGCTGGGCAAGCTCTTCGAAGTCGCTGTAGGCGTCGCGAACGGCGATGGCATGACTGCCAATGGCGCCATCAGCCGGGGTGAGATCGAAGAGGGGGCGACGGGCTTCCTGGGCCATGGGAACCAGACTTCGGAAATGTTTCAGTGTGGCGAGACAGTGCGGATCCGCTTGGGTGGGGAGGTCCGTGCCCGGCTCCTGGAGGACGGTTTCGCGATAGACACCCGGCATGCGATTGACCCACCGATCGTAGGCCTTTACGGGACGGCTCAGTCGGACATTGGCCTGCTGGACAACGTAGCCGAGAGGGTGCATGGCGGCGCGGGGAAGTCGGAAGTCAGGATGGGGCCAGTTGTCGAGGCGTTTGTTCCACTGACTGCGCCAGGATCGAAGGGTTGGGCCCAGATTTCGGAGGCCTTGAAGCGAGTAGAGATCCGCCCCGAGGGGAATCACCACGTGGTCGGAGCCGATGAGCGCAGAACGGTTGATGGCACCCAGATTCGGCCCGACATCGGCGAGGATCAGGTCTGCCCGGACGCGTTCGGCCGCCCCCTGGGCGATCTGCCAAAAGGCCGTCTGAATGCGGAAGGGCCGATAGAGATTGCGATCGCCCATGCTCTCCGGCCAGCTCGTTGAGAGCGTCTCCTCAAAACTCGAGAGCGCAACGTCCCCAACCACGAGGTGAAGTCGGTCGCTGAGAGCACGGAGAGCCGGTTGCTCGATGTCTCCCACGCGCATAAGCGGTTCGACCGCCTGGAACACGGTGCCCGGGCCATCCGGGCTGTTCCAGATACGCTCCATTTCGGTGTCATCGAGGAATGCCGCACTGAGGTTGGCCTGTGGATCCAGGTCGAGGGCGACCACCTGCTTGCCGAGTCGCGCGAGCATCCAGGCGAGGTGATAGACGAGCGATGTTTTGCCGACGCCGCCCTTGTTGTTAAAGAACGTGACGATGGGAACGCTCATGGGGCAGGGCGAAGGCAGATAAGGACGTGATGGGCCGTGGCCTCGATCTCCATGGGAGGGTTGCCGTTGTCGGACAGTTCCTGACGGGCAATCGCGAGACCGACACCAAAACGCTGCACGAAGCCCAGCACGCGCATGGCTTCCGCCACGCCAGGATTGCGGTAGTCCACCAGTCCTGGACGGCCAAAGTTCTCGACCGTCACCAACCCGAACGGGCCTCCGGGACTCAGGATTTCAAGGCGATCGGTGAACCACAGGATTCGGATGGGTGCATGGGTCGCTTCGTAGGTGCGATGCATGACCGCATTACGGGTCAACTGGCGGAGTGCAGGCAGCGGATAGTCGGAAGAGCGACGTTCTGTGGGAGCTGAAGTGATGTCCACCCGGGTTCGCGTTTGTGCGGCGAGGACGAGATCCAGCTCCCTCAGCATCGATGGGAGGGGTCCTGAGATCCGTCGGGAGTCGCGCACGGGATCGCTGAGCCGTGGCCCATCCAACCGGAGGAACTGAACAAAGGCGCCAGCGATGTAATCCTCGGGTCGCGTGCCAAGGGTCAGGATTCCCATCACGGTCGGCAATGGCTCGTTCACTCCGGTGATCATGCGACAGGCAGCAAGGCGCTCAGGGTAGCTTCGATCGTTGGCGGCAAGGACATCCGGTGCGAACGCGGCATGGAGGTAATCCTCCTCGAAGGATCGACGGTTGAGGTCGGAGAGGCTTGCCGAAAAGACAGGCTGCAAATCGAAAGGCAGGTCCCGATGACGGCGCCGTTCGTTGAGCAGGCGTTCGTCTTGGGCCGTGGCGATCGCCCGACGGGGCCCCACCCGGATCCAGATGCGTCCCCGGTAACGGACGGGCGGCGCGTCGGCGGGTTGGACCGTCACGACGGCCATCGCCGCACCCCTGAGAATGCGTCTCTCGACCAGCAGGGTTGGCGGCGGGACGATCTGACCGTCCGTTTTCATGTCCGCGAGCGTCCGGAGCATTTCATCGGTGACCGGAAGGCCCGAAGGAGACCCGTCATCCCTGGCCCCGACGAAAAGAACGCCGGGCTGCCGATGGCCGGGAAGGTCATTGGCAAAGGCGCACACGGCCTGGCGTCCCTTGTCCGGCGCATCCCCGACCAGGCTT
This region includes:
- a CDS encoding ATP-binding protein, with amino-acid sequence MDSITALYRACAPDEALKGGDERWVDCDEARGSHVVTLLARALRRADPARPEFKLFTGHRGIGKSTELFRLKHLLENPHRNESRYCVIYMDATQHLDIADLDSPDLAVMMASQVQDQLQQQKIPGFSPVTVLFEQVWDAFRATLKSEPNVQKLDVSAGLLKLTTEIKGSPTARQKLRQAIELQTTTLRQATNDLLRTAAQALQAANLGGLVLIVDGLDKLPTDRHERIFCDRCDQLVNYQASIVYAVPISLAYGPRFAETRQTFGEDCVPVPMLRMEEPATGLTTMEEMIRKRCQAAGVDPEHVFDSPQTRQYLCRQTGGHTRHLFAFLQATLNRVDAFPVRQTDVEAAIRDYSDSLAREIPAECWKWLRMFRSGRLDRLPAELPDPLRRSMLHWLYIFEYRNGEPYYNVNPVIRNLSNFTPS
- a CDS encoding tetratricopeptide repeat protein; this encodes MSTTGTKTGADAMRVLRRAVTRAEGFALHLAICNHPAARADWIAALAESLPGHLARVIPLDAQTEDALEVVLARSRDTDPGNPSVTLDATVLMVVDLELAVPSNGSRLQAIHNLNLRRSEWRDRIRCPVVFWVPEYLAALCTREAPDFFDWRRETIRFPDHAMDRHGVIPEEIRGTDSSLPPADFRLRRLQELESRLRLPAGAPSAGQVLRHVEWQGEAAGHEIFLGRRDSARARIAEVTRQCRQAGLDAPLARLSAEWGNALAQTGDLAGAHSAYRESLEVSQRQAAADPDSMVWQRNVSVGQMKIGDVLQAQGDSDGALAAYRKGFEVFQRLAAADPANALWRRDVSVSQERIGGLMFDQGDLAGAMAACQNALELSRQLAAENPGNPVWQRDLSVSLDKLGDVLHAQGDFDGAMAAYREALAISQKLAEGDPGNPVWQRDGSVGLNKVGDVLRARGDLIGAEAAYREALAVRQRLMAEDPDNAVWKRDVAISCERLGDLAQLRGDRAESILAYTRALDLFRPLVQADPTNAALARGPTYELYQLAELFAGDGMTEKALACAEEALAIRQRLSQLDPAHPPKRHDVALSRAQVARLRQTPASPTPTPGATHPATAGIP
- a CDS encoding glutathionylspermidine synthase family protein — its product is MRTQPWGLSKDDFREVIRRLRFRYRKWDVRAGGRCLVLPESLVLTVEEHRRVVATVERFSGLLARVERRLANSREALEGLGIPRESIELLLREPADGPLQLARYDLFPSTDGRWWVSEFNEDAPGGFNEAVGVPELLGGRAPGGRFLGDLRGALQEAFRASRRVAFIHATGYAEDLQHMLVVQDWLAQAGIDGVLCSPAHLEWRWGRPSFLGKSVDHALRFYPGEWFRWLPNRDTWARALPHLPMMNPLRRLIRQSKRLFIDWGGGDGWTDDDRRWVRDHAPLSEPYRPDQLDRWVAERPRWVLKEAFGRMGDSVVLGAMVGEAEWTRALTEAAKRPGDFLMQERFEVAPIGFEEGPMYPALGAYVVNGRFAGYYSRVAAQPITTHEAYHVATLVEDT
- a CDS encoding ParA family protein, coding for MSVPIVTFFNNKGGVGKTSLVYHLAWMLARLGKQVVALDLDPQANLSAAFLDDTEMERIWNSPDGPGTVFQAVEPLMRVGDIEQPALRALSDRLHLVVGDVALSSFEETLSTSWPESMGDRNLYRPFRIQTAFWQIAQGAAERVRADLILADVGPNLGAINRSALIGSDHVVIPLGADLYSLQGLRNLGPTLRSWRSQWNKRLDNWPHPDFRLPRAAMHPLGYVVQQANVRLSRPVKAYDRWVNRMPGVYRETVLQEPGTDLPTQADPHCLATLKHFRSLVPMAQEARRPLFDLTPADGAIGSHAIAVRDAYSDFEELAQRILARMEDAAPGASPSCR